TGATCTTTCTGAACATGCGCATAGACACCTGTTCATATCCTGCATTGAGCAGCATGGACTTTGCTGCCAGGTACAGTTCAAAGCGGTTATCTGCAGGTGCGTTCCCTGATTTGGCAATGCCTGTCAGGGGACGAACATATAGTGGGTAGATGAAGATCTCATCGAGCTCATACCGGATGGCTGCGTCGATTGAATACAGCCAGGTATCCGGGGTTTGTCCCTGGGCCCCGTAGATCAGGTCAACATTGATTGTCGGAAACCCCTGCTTTTTCAGCAGGTCCAGGGCCGCAAATACTTCCCTGTTTTTTTGAGGACGGCCCAGTGACTTCTGTTCTGTTTCCAGGAAGCTCTGTACACCCATACTCACGCGGTCCACACCCTGTGAGAAAAGGAACTGCGCTTTCTCAGCCGTTATTGTTTTGGGAGACATCTCAAAAGATACCGGCAGCAGTTCCGGCTGTGCACCTAATTTCCGGATGATGCCAAACAGCTTTTCCAGCTGCGGTATTTCCAGAAAGGTGGGCGTGCCACCGCCTACCGCCATCTGACCGAAGTGCTGTGGCTGCACAACCTCCCGGATCGTATCTGCCTCTCGCGCCAGGGCGTCAAGATAAACATCCACCATGTCATCTTTCGGATTGGCAATGGTGAACAGGTTACAGAACCCGCAGCGCATCTCGCAGAAGGGGAGATGCACGTACAGAAAAAGGGCATCCTTCTTCTCTTCCTTCCACAAAGCAGATAGGGATAACGGTGCCAGTGACCGGTAACTATGCTTATGTGGATAGGAATAAGCGTAGGAATCAAATATGTTGTCGAACAATGTCGTCATGCTTTCTTCTTTAATACAAAACTGGCCATCGGCACTTCCCATACACTGGGATGACCGATACGATGACCATAATATCCTTCTTCTCCGTAGGCTGTTCCATGATCTGAACAGATAATACAGAAGGTGTCTCTGTCCTGACTGGCCAGCGCATCCATCAGTATGGGCAACTGGCTGTCCACATACGCCAGTGCCGCCTGATGTGATGCGATCGTGTCTGTAGTCTGCTCATTAGTATGATAGAAATAGTTAGGCTGATGAATAGCCGATACATTGATAAACAGGAATAGCTGTTGTCCGGCACATTCACTGATAACAGTGGCGGCCTTCTCAAACTGGTTCCGGGTAGAGGCGGGGTCCGTCACACCATAGGAACGGTCCCAGTAGCTCTCCTGGAAAAGGGAAGGGAGCACACAACCCAGTGCAGTCTGTTTGTTAAAGAAACCTACACCACCTATGCAGACGGTTTTAAATCCCTGTTCTGCAAAGCCACTTACAATATCAGCCGTTTCGAACACCAGGGTTTTCTCTCCGGTCGTTTCACTTCCTGCGAATCTTGCTGCAAACATCCTGGGTGTCTTCTCCGGTGTGGCCGGAGTAGGCAGAAAGCCTGCAAAGAAGGCATGATGTGCCGCATAGGTAAAACTACCAGGCGTACTGCATCGCTGCCACCCTTCGGGCATATATCGCCGGAAATTAGGTGTTCTGTTTTCGAGGAATAAGGAAGCCGCTGCGTCATACCGCAGGCTGTCCAGCGTCATGAACAGTATATTCATATCCCTCGCAATTTCTTTCATGTTCAGCATTCCGTCCATCGATGCAGTTCTGTTATGTGTTGTATTACTATAGCAGGATTGTTCCTGTCGGATGTCTCACCATATGCTACCCAGCAGGTGTTTAATCCACATGCCTGCGCTCCCAGGATATCATTGACCAGGTCATCTCCGATCATACACGCCTGGGCCGGTGAGATGGCTAATGTCTTCAGTATCTCCCTGAAAAATTCCGGGTTTGGTTTGGCCTTGCCCATCTCTCCGGAGATAAAGATATGTTGAAAACAGGCTGTCAGACCACAGGCTGCCAGTTTTAAGCGCTGTATGGTTCCGTTGCCATTGCTGGCCAGCACCAGCTGGTAGCGGCGCTGTAACTGCTCAAGCAGTTGCCGTATAGCGGCATCCGGTCGCAGGGAACCGATGATGAGCTGTTGAATACTACGTAACAGCGTGTCAGGTGCAGCGGCGGGCATCAGCCATTGACAAAAGGCTGTCCTGTCTGTGTTACCACCCGCATCCTGTGCCATGACCTCATCCAGTGTATGCGATACTTCAGGATGTTGCCGGAGCCAGCATTGCATCGCCTGCCGCATAGCCCTGTTCCTGTCAAACAGGGTATTATCCAGGTCGAATATCAGGACGGGGTTATTCAGCATGGCAGGATCGATTGCCGGTGAAGAATAGCGGATAATTCCGCTTCATAGCAGGTTTCTCCCTCATCCAGCAGGTTGGGAAGCAGGTCGCCGAAGGCGTTGACTTCCAGTACATGCGGACGAAGATCGCGGGCCGTCAGCAGTATATCAATTCCCATATAGAATGTGTCAGGAAAACAGGCAGCTGTCTGTTCTGCCAGTTGTTTTACTGCCGTCAGTCGTTGTGCTCCGAATGTATCCAGGAACGTGGACATATTCCCCCGTTTATTACCCAGGTGCAGATTTGTGATCACCTGTTTACTGGTACGCAGCACAGTATGTCTTGCACGCCCTCCGATCACCAGTACCCGCACATCAAAGTAGCGGTCTTCCAGGGTCGCTTTAGGCAGCCATTCTTCTATCTGCACCCCGTCTGTCATCACGGTATTGATCAGGTCAGCAATATCTGGTTCATGTGAGTAGGTACGTACCTTCAGTGAATTATACAGCCTGATACCTCCTGGTGTCCGCCGGAGGTCCGCAGAAGAAACGGCCTGTAAATGATGGCCGTTTCTCCGGAAGGCGATCACGCCGGAGGCAGAGGAAGCATGTGCTGGTTTAATGAATACGCGGGAGACCTTCACCTGTTCCATGACATTCACTAAGGTGGCATAGTTACTGACTGGGGGCAATATCCGGGGTACCGGAATATGATGTTGTTGCAGATAATGCTGGCAGGCAGCTTTATCAAACATCAGACTGATATCTTCCGAAGTATTCATCCGGATGATGCCGGGGCCGGTCAGTGAACCGTCTATCTCTTTCAGCAGGTGCTGAAACCCGGTGTACCACGGACGCATATACCGGATAATACCATGATCATACACATGCAGGTCTTCAGGGATTGTCCCGTTGGACAATCCCCGTTCTATCAGTAAGGCCCTGACGAATTCGTTCTCTCCCGGAGAATCGATCTTTACGATACTTCCTGCCGGTATGTCCGGTAGCCGCCGGCCCGTTAATATGTCTGTATATGGAATGACTGTCACGGTAAGGCCCTTGCTGACAGCTGCTTCGCAGAATGCGGTCGTTCTCCTGTTCTCTGCATTCCCAATGATCACCACATGCATATGTTACTACTCAGATACTTCTATGTATGGACCGTATTCATCCATCGCTTCCTGTTCGTCAATGTTCATTTCAACGCCTATACCCTGTAGTTTTGCCATCATGTTATTGGAGAGATAATGATGTCTCAGATTCAGGAAAGTCAGTTTTCTGATATGGTCGCTGTGCAGTAATGCTTCGCCACCCTTATCGGTTAGTGCGCCCATCGAAAGATCCAGTGTGTGGAGTTTTTCGGTGAAAGGTGCCGCGCTGACCGCAGCAGCAATATCATCCTGGATCTCACTGTTCATCAGTCCGAGATATTGCAGCCCGGGGAACTTTTCTCCGGAGATGATAGGTGCATAGTTACTAATCGTGGAATCAAAGCCATAGTTCTCAGATCCCAGCCAGAGTACCAGCTTTTCGAGTTTAGGCAGATCAGCAGCCAGTATATCTTCTAAGGTAGTGGTAGACAAACCACCTGTTTCAACGATCAGTGTTTTCAGATTGGCATGTGCCAGGTTCGAAAAGCGTAAACCTTCACCACCCCGAACCTGGAAATGTTCCAGTCCGGTATAAGTGCTCAGTAAAGGATGCATATCCGACTGCTGGATCCAGGAGATCTCACATTCTTCATAGGTCATGTCACCGATGAAAAGATGTGTGAGTTGTGGCAGTTTACTGTGGTGTTCCACCAGTTTCTGTATAACTGATGAAGAGTCGGTTGAACTATCTGCGGAGAACATGCCAATGATCAGTTCTTTCACTTCGCCCGCACGGGGATCATTCGCAAACGCATCTACTTTATTGCTAAATGCATCGGCTGGTTCATCATAGTCAGTACTGATACGGTAAACAACGGTCTCAGGATTAACAATACCGGTTTCAGGGTTAAAAATTTCGACTCTTTTCCCTTGGAATTCACTCAGATTTGAAGTAACGGTCATTCTCTTTTTTTGGGGGCTAATATAAAGGAATTTATTCAGAGATGCGGTGCCAGTCAGTAACCGGTACAGCATCTCTGAATAATAATTTAATAATGGAACTGTACATAGGTTGTCAACGAATTTCCGCAGGTACATGTCTCTACATATACCACAATATAGCCGCCGCCAGGCAGTGTTGCATAGCCTTCAAACCGGGTGCAGGGAGAGCTGCTGGTTTTTGACAATACAATCAGTTGGGGTGATGCCGTAGAACCGGACTCTTTATACCATGCATGTGCAATATCGCAGGTAGAGCTGGTTTCAACGCAGTAATACTTTCCATTGAGATCATTGTAATAGTTACAGCTGGCGTCTGCCTTTACTTTCTTTACAGGTTTAACTTTGTCGGCAGCATGGGCGTTGGCAAACAGCGTGAAGCAGAGAATTAACAGGTACGTGAGATGTTTTTTCATAAAAACGGGTTTCGGGTTGGGTTAAATAATTATCTTCAGTAAGGTATTATATTATTTTCGAATTTTACAGTCCCTGAATTATTTTCTATATTAGATGTATGTCCACGTTTAATACAATTTCCGCGCTGAAGGAAGGTGACCCTTCCGTTTTCAGTGATATATTCAATGAATATCACCGGAAGGTATATTTCTACATCCTGTCAAAGACACACTCTCCCTACATAGCTGAAGAAACCACACAGATCACTTTTATTAAATTATGGGACTACCGGCATCAGCTGAATGAATCCGAACCGGTCAGCAGACTGATATTCCACATCGCCAGGGCGACTTCTATAGATCTGCTCAGAAAGGAAGTCGTAAAAGGCCGCTTCCTGAAACAGGAAAGACCCCGGGAGGAAGATACCGGTAACATAGCCGACACGCTTGAAGCCCGGGAAATGCTGCTCAGGGTCAGACAGGCAGTGACCCATATGCCTCCTGTCAGAAGAAAAGTTTTTGAACTCAGCCGTTATGAATTTAAATCCTATAAGGAAATAGCCGATCAGCTGTCCCTGTCCGTTAAAACTGTAGAAAATCACATGTCGTTAGCCCTCAGTTATTTAAGAAATCTGCTCCTCTTATTATTGCTATTCTTCCAGCGCTGAAAAAAATATTTTTCCTGCCATTAGGGGTATGCTCTTTTTCAAACGATATATATAACAAAGGTCCCATTATCTTAACTCAATATGATGCAAAGGGAATTGATTGATAAATATTTCAGGAACGAATGTTCTGATGACGAACGAAGACAGGTACTGGAATATTTTAGGAATAATCCCGAAGAATGGAACAGATACCTGAACGAGGAAGACTGGGATGATTTTATCGTGAATGAAGACCTGGCGCCAGGTCATTCAGCAGCGTTATTCAAGGAAGTAAGCAAACGAACCTTCAGAAAACCTGGAAGGAGCACACTTGTCTGGCTGGCTGCTGCAACCGTTGCGTGCCTGCTTATCGCTTCTTTCTGGCGGTATCTGGCAGTGAGAGAAACGCCTGGGCAAACAACAATAGCCAATACTGGTAAGAATGGTCAGCTGACAGAGAAGAAAAATGATACCCATGTTGCTATGCGCGTACAGCTGGCAGATGGTTCGACTGTATTACTGGCACCCGGTAGCTATATCCGGTATTATGAGCCTTTCCTGGCATCGCATGGTCGTACGGTGCACCTATGGGGGAAAGCCCTGTTTGATATAACAAAAGATAACAGCCGGCCTTTCACTGTCAATGCGGATATGCTGGCCACGACAGTACTGGGCACTTCATTTACCGTGGAGTCAGTCGCTGAAAGCACTTTCATCAAAGTGAAGCTGCATGAGGGTAAGGTACAGGTAGCAGCTGCTGATACTATTGCGCAAACCTGGAATGGTAAAGAGGTCTTATTTCCCGGAGATGAACTGATCTATAATAAAACGACCATGCTGGCCAGTGTAAAACGACATGTGGCAGCGGAACAACTGGTCAGGGCTGCACCGGCATTGGATAAGACGCATAGTGTACGCAGACCCGATTCTTACACCTTCGACATCTCACCGCTGTCAGAAGTGTTCGATCAGCTCAGCATTTATTACCAGGTAGAGATCTATTACTATCCTTCTGAGATAAAGAATAAATACTTCTCCGGAAAGATGCATAAAACAGATACGCTTTCAACAATACTGAACGATATAGCAATACTAAACCAACTTGTCATTGAGAAAAACCAGGATCGTTACATCATAAGAAAGAAAAATTAGCCAAAGTATGTAGACGTAAACTATTGGATATCGGATCGCTGACAGGATCAGCGACAGGGACCTTATTTGCCTAATATCAGACATTACACAGAAAATGAAAAAGTGCAATTCCACGTATGCGCTGCTATGCGTAGCAGCCATTATGACGCTCATTCCATGTAGCCTGCATGCGCAGCAAAGCCGTGCAGATGTATCAGGTATCGTAAAAAGCGAAGAAAGCGGAGAACCGCTCTGGGGAGTGAGTGTTACCGTTAAGAATGCGGCGAACAGTTTTACTGCCTCCGTACAAACTGACAGCGCCGGCTTCTTTACCTTCACCCGCTTACCTGCCGGTCCGGGATATACCTTCGCCTTCTCCTTCATTGGATATGAAAAACAAACGCTTGCCGGCTATAACCTGAAAGCCGGCGCAGCGTTTTCCCTGCGGGTAGACCTGAAGAACAGCGAACAGAAAATAAATGAGGTCGTGGTCGTGGGCTACGGCTCTATGCAGAAGAAAGACCTGACAGGGTCTATCAGTCAGTTAAAAACAGCCAGACTGGAAAAGGAAAGTCCGCGTTCTATACAGGACCTGTTACGTAGTGGTGTGCCAGGTCTCTACGTCGGACAAAACACTTCTGCCAAAGGTGGAGGCGATATGCTCGTTCGCGGGCAACGATCGCTGAAGGCCAGTAATGATCCGCTCATTGTACTGGATGGTGTGATCTTCTTCGGAGAACTATCCGAGATCAATCCACAGGATATAGAACATTTTGACATATTGAAAGACGCTTCTGCGGCAGCTATCTACGGTGCCAAGTCAGCCAATGGTGTCATTATCATCACTACAAAAAAAGGCACTTCCGATAAGCCGGCTATCCGGTTTGATGCAAACAGGGGCGTTGCCACCCATGGTAAGAAACGCGCAGTATATGACGCTCCCGGCTATCTGCAATTCCGTTCTGATCTTTTCAACAGTACTACCCGGTGGGCCGCGCCGGGAAAGTATGTCAACCCCACACCTGAAAATCTTAACAGGTACGGTATCACACTGGATGACTGGCTCGCCTATGACGCCTTAACCGGTACACCGGAAGAGATCTGGACACTACGTATCGGCCTCTTTGAAAAGGAAAGACAGAACTATGCCAGGGGCAGGACATACGACTGGTTCGACGGCTCTTTCCAGCACGGGATACAGCAGAATTATAATGTAAGCTTTTCCGGCAGAAGCAAAGATGCGCTCAACTATTACATGTCCATGGGGTACCTGAATAACGAAGGTATTGTAGTAGGCGATAAATACCGCTCCTACAGGTCGAATATAAAAATAGATGGTAAAGTCAATAAGTGGATGCATACAGGCGTGAATATCAACTTCCAGGACAGGTCAGATGGTAATCTGGCTGCCGACTGGGGCGGACAGATCATCAATAATTCTCCCTTTGCCAATCCACTGGACACTAACGGTATCCTTGACGGGCAGCCCATGGGTGCCAGTGTGAACCAGGGCACCAATACGGCCTATAGCAACCAGTTCAAACAGCTGGAAAAAGGCTATACAGTGCTGAACACCACCATCTATCAGACTATCAAACTTCCATTTAATATTAGCTACCAGCTGAACTTTTCTCCCAGGATGCAATGGTTCTACAACCGGTACCACGAGTCCTCGCAAAATCCGCTGTGGGCCGACAATGGAAAGGTTATAAGAGAGAATACCAAAAACTTCGACTGGCAGATTGATAACATCATCACCTGGGACTATACATTCGCCAAAAGGCATAAAGTGAAAATGACCCTGCTGCAAAATGCAGAAGAGCATTTATCCTGGAATGAAAGTATCACTGCCCGGGACTTTTCTCCGACGGATGCTCTCGGCTTTCATAATATTGGCGCTGCCAATCCGTTAAAGACGACCATCAGCAGCAATGACCAGCGCAGTACCGGCGATGCCTTAATGGCCCGGCTGTTCTATGCATACGATAACCGCTATATGCTGACGGCCTCCGTACGCAGAGACGGCTATTCTGCCTTCGGTGCTTCTCACCCAAGGGCCACTTTCCCCTCACTCGCATTTGCCTGGAACTTTACAGATGAACGCTTCTTTCATTTTAATGCAATGAGCACCGGTAAGCTGCGGTTGTCCTGGGGAATGAACGGTAACCGCTCTATCGGGATCTATCAGGCGTTGTCTAATCTCACCACCGGGGCAGGCCGCTACGCCTATGTGCAATCGAATGGAACGGTGTACGAACTGTCTCAGTTGTACGTAGACCGCATGGCCAACTATGACCTGAAATGGGAAGCCACTTCCTCCTGGAATATCGGTCTGGACTTCGGCTTCCTTAACAACCGGATCACTGGTAATATGGAGCTCTACTACATGCCGACTACCGACCTGCTGATGGACCAGTCCTTACCCGACTTCACAGGCTTCAGTACGGTAACGACCAATCTCGGCGAGGTGGTGAACAAAGGATTTGAACTGGGTATCACTTCACAGAATATACAGAAAAGAAATTTCGACTGGACCACGACCTTCGGCTTCTTCTTCAACAGAAATAAGGTAAGACATCTCTATTATACCTATGAGGACATGCTGAATGCGGATGGTAAAATAGTCGGTTCAAAAGAGATCGACGATATCTCTAACGGATGGTTCATTGGCCGGGATATTGCCGCTATATGGACCTATAATGTACAGGGCATCTGGCAGGAACACGAAAGAGAACAGGCAGCGAAATATGGAGAGATCCCGGGCGATGTGAAAGTGGAAGACGTAAATGGGGACGGTAAGTATACTAATGAAGACAAGCGTTTCCTGGGTTCTACCACACCACGCTTCCGGTTTACGCTACGGAATGATTTTATGTTGTTCCGAAACTTCGATCTCTCATTTAACATCTATGCTAACTGGGGACACAAAGCCACCAATACAGATTACCTGAACAACTTCGGTTCTCAGGCAGACAGGATCAATTCCTATATCAGGGAATACTGGACGCCGGAGAACCCTTCCAATACCTACGCACGACTGAACTCAACCAATGTGCAGAACATCACCCCGTCACGTGTGATCGATAAAACGTACATCCGCCTGGACAATATATCCGTATCCTACTCGCTGCCGGCCGATATTGCCCGCAGAATGGACATGACCCAGCTGAAAGTCTATGCAGGTATCCGCAACGTGGCGGTGTGGGCTAAAGACTGGGAATACTGGGATCCGGAAACGACTTCTCTGATGCCAAGGTATTACACAGTAGGAATCACTGCTTCCTTTTAATGTTTCAAACTGAATTGATATGAAGACTATGCTGAATAAAGTAACAAGGATAGTGTTGCTGACACTGACTATTCAAGTACTGGAAGGATGTTCGAAAGACTTCCTGAATCCTGATCCCATGTCTTTTTATGAGCCGTCTATTACCTTTACCTCCAAGGAAGGATTACAGGCAGCTATTACCAGCTGTAACAGGAACCTGACCTACGTATGGACAGGTGAGGGAGCGCCGCTGCTGACTGACCTGCTCTTTTCAGACGTGGCTATTGACGGTACGACAGATAAATCCGGCCCGGCCCAGGACCTGAATGCAATGATCACACCCACGTCTAATAACAATGACATCAATACCAATAAGATCAATTTTTTCTGGTTTGAAGGCTATAAAGGCATTAAATATGCCAATACGATCGTCACCAACCTGGATAGGGTGCCCGGCCTCGATACTACGCTGCGGAACCAGATGATGGGCATGGCTTATTTCCATCGTACGTTCCGTTACATGTGGCTCATCTTCGACTTTGGAGATGTACCCCTGCTGACGAAAGAGATCACTTCTCCCAAGTTCAACTTCCGGTCCACCAAAAGGCAGGTCATCCTGCAAAAACTGGTGGCAGATATGGAGTTTGCAGTGCAGCATGTACCTGCTACCGGCGATTACGGTACTGTCACCAAAGGTGCCTGTCAGCAGTTATTGATCAAATGTTACCTGGCTGCGGGTGAGTTTGATAAAGCAATAGCAGTTGCTAATACACTGATCAATGCGTCCGGTTACTCCCTCATGATGGACCCCTTCGGTACGTTCGTCAACCCAATGCCCGCAGTCCATAACATTACCCGCAATGTTATATGGGACCTGCACCGTGCACAGAACAAGTCGATCGCTACCAACAGGGAGACGATCTTTAACATCATCAGCCGGGAAGATTTCGCCAATAGCCGCCAGAACATGGTGACCATGAGAAATGCCCTTCCGTTTTATTCCGGTACAGGTAATCAGCTGATCACGACTCCCTCCGGCAAACAGGGGTTAAGCACCAGTTACACGCAGACAAAAGACAAAATAGACCTGCGTAAGACGTACGGTAGAGGTATTGCTAAAACAAGGCCTACCTGGTACAGCAGTTTTACCATATGGGAAGACAGCAGTGACCTTCGTCACAGCAGTAGTACGGGCAACTGGATGCATATGGAAGACATGGTCTATAACCACCCCTCATTGCTTAGCAACGGAGACACCTACTACGGACAAAAACTTCAGAAGTATAACGCAGCCGGTAAGATACTCGTGAATGATACGATCAGGACATGGTTTGACTGGCCCCATTATAAGATATGGGTAGAGACGCCAAGATCGGAAACGGTCGACAATTATGATGGCGGCGCCAGTGACTGGTATATCTATCGGCTGGCAGAAACATATCTGTTACGTGCAGAGGCTTATTTCTGGCAAGGAAATATGGCTGCTGCTGCCGAAGATGTAAATACGATCCGTCGTCGTGCACACTGTACAAAAATGTATGCCGCCGGTAATATGAACATAGGGGTAATTCTGGATGAAAGAGCGC
The DNA window shown above is from Chitinophaga agri and carries:
- a CDS encoding STM4012 family radical SAM protein — translated: MTTLFDNIFDSYAYSYPHKHSYRSLAPLSLSALWKEEKKDALFLYVHLPFCEMRCGFCNLFTIANPKDDMVDVYLDALAREADTIREVVQPQHFGQMAVGGGTPTFLEIPQLEKLFGIIRKLGAQPELLPVSFEMSPKTITAEKAQFLFSQGVDRVSMGVQSFLETEQKSLGRPQKNREVFAALDLLKKQGFPTINVDLIYGAQGQTPDTWLYSIDAAIRYELDEIFIYPLYVRPLTGIAKSGNAPADNRFELYLAAKSMLLNAGYEQVSMRMFRKIKPDRPVRPLVYSCQEDGMIGLGAGARSYTRTVHYSSEYAVARHNIKSIIDQYSMKAAADFSQADYGIILPQEEQQRRFIIKSVLHNSGLDISRYRELYGSHPLTDYPQLQSLLDEGMAVTEGQLFHLTSRGIDYSDAIGPWLYSTPIRTLINNFALQ
- a CDS encoding STM4013/SEN3800 family hydrolase, with protein sequence MDGMLNMKEIARDMNILFMTLDSLRYDAAASLFLENRTPNFRRYMPEGWQRCSTPGSFTYAAHHAFFAGFLPTPATPEKTPRMFAARFAGSETTGEKTLVFETADIVSGFAEQGFKTVCIGGVGFFNKQTALGCVLPSLFQESYWDRSYGVTDPASTRNQFEKAATVISECAGQQLFLFINVSAIHQPNYFYHTNEQTTDTIASHQAALAYVDSQLPILMDALASQDRDTFCIICSDHGTAYGEEGYYGHRIGHPSVWEVPMASFVLKKKA
- a CDS encoding HAD family hydrolase; this translates as MLNNPVLIFDLDNTLFDRNRAMRQAMQCWLRQHPEVSHTLDEVMAQDAGGNTDRTAFCQWLMPAAAPDTLLRSIQQLIIGSLRPDAAIRQLLEQLQRRYQLVLASNGNGTIQRLKLAACGLTACFQHIFISGEMGKAKPNPEFFREILKTLAISPAQACMIGDDLVNDILGAQACGLNTCWVAYGETSDRNNPAIVIQHITELHRWTEC
- a CDS encoding STM4014 family protein, whose protein sequence is MHVVIIGNAENRRTTAFCEAAVSKGLTVTVIPYTDILTGRRLPDIPAGSIVKIDSPGENEFVRALLIERGLSNGTIPEDLHVYDHGIIRYMRPWYTGFQHLLKEIDGSLTGPGIIRMNTSEDISLMFDKAACQHYLQQHHIPVPRILPPVSNYATLVNVMEQVKVSRVFIKPAHASSASGVIAFRRNGHHLQAVSSADLRRTPGGIRLYNSLKVRTYSHEPDIADLINTVMTDGVQIEEWLPKATLEDRYFDVRVLVIGGRARHTVLRTSKQVITNLHLGNKRGNMSTFLDTFGAQRLTAVKQLAEQTAACFPDTFYMGIDILLTARDLRPHVLEVNAFGDLLPNLLDEGETCYEAELSAILHRQSILPC
- a CDS encoding STM4015 family protein; amino-acid sequence: MTVTSNLSEFQGKRVEIFNPETGIVNPETVVYRISTDYDEPADAFSNKVDAFANDPRAGEVKELIIGMFSADSSTDSSSVIQKLVEHHSKLPQLTHLFIGDMTYEECEISWIQQSDMHPLLSTYTGLEHFQVRGGEGLRFSNLAHANLKTLIVETGGLSTTTLEDILAADLPKLEKLVLWLGSENYGFDSTISNYAPIISGEKFPGLQYLGLMNSEIQDDIAAAVSAAPFTEKLHTLDLSMGALTDKGGEALLHSDHIRKLTFLNLRHHYLSNNMMAKLQGIGVEMNIDEQEAMDEYGPYIEVSE
- a CDS encoding RNA polymerase sigma-70 factor produces the protein MSTFNTISALKEGDPSVFSDIFNEYHRKVYFYILSKTHSPYIAEETTQITFIKLWDYRHQLNESEPVSRLIFHIARATSIDLLRKEVVKGRFLKQERPREEDTGNIADTLEAREMLLRVRQAVTHMPPVRRKVFELSRYEFKSYKEIADQLSLSVKTVENHMSLALSYLRNLLLLLLLFFQR
- a CDS encoding FecR family protein; translation: MMQRELIDKYFRNECSDDERRQVLEYFRNNPEEWNRYLNEEDWDDFIVNEDLAPGHSAALFKEVSKRTFRKPGRSTLVWLAAATVACLLIASFWRYLAVRETPGQTTIANTGKNGQLTEKKNDTHVAMRVQLADGSTVLLAPGSYIRYYEPFLASHGRTVHLWGKALFDITKDNSRPFTVNADMLATTVLGTSFTVESVAESTFIKVKLHEGKVQVAAADTIAQTWNGKEVLFPGDELIYNKTTMLASVKRHVAAEQLVRAAPALDKTHSVRRPDSYTFDISPLSEVFDQLSIYYQVEIYYYPSEIKNKYFSGKMHKTDTLSTILNDIAILNQLVIEKNQDRYIIRKKN
- a CDS encoding SusC/RagA family TonB-linked outer membrane protein, giving the protein MKKCNSTYALLCVAAIMTLIPCSLHAQQSRADVSGIVKSEESGEPLWGVSVTVKNAANSFTASVQTDSAGFFTFTRLPAGPGYTFAFSFIGYEKQTLAGYNLKAGAAFSLRVDLKNSEQKINEVVVVGYGSMQKKDLTGSISQLKTARLEKESPRSIQDLLRSGVPGLYVGQNTSAKGGGDMLVRGQRSLKASNDPLIVLDGVIFFGELSEINPQDIEHFDILKDASAAAIYGAKSANGVIIITTKKGTSDKPAIRFDANRGVATHGKKRAVYDAPGYLQFRSDLFNSTTRWAAPGKYVNPTPENLNRYGITLDDWLAYDALTGTPEEIWTLRIGLFEKERQNYARGRTYDWFDGSFQHGIQQNYNVSFSGRSKDALNYYMSMGYLNNEGIVVGDKYRSYRSNIKIDGKVNKWMHTGVNINFQDRSDGNLAADWGGQIINNSPFANPLDTNGILDGQPMGASVNQGTNTAYSNQFKQLEKGYTVLNTTIYQTIKLPFNISYQLNFSPRMQWFYNRYHESSQNPLWADNGKVIRENTKNFDWQIDNIITWDYTFAKRHKVKMTLLQNAEEHLSWNESITARDFSPTDALGFHNIGAANPLKTTISSNDQRSTGDALMARLFYAYDNRYMLTASVRRDGYSAFGASHPRATFPSLAFAWNFTDERFFHFNAMSTGKLRLSWGMNGNRSIGIYQALSNLTTGAGRYAYVQSNGTVYELSQLYVDRMANYDLKWEATSSWNIGLDFGFLNNRITGNMELYYMPTTDLLMDQSLPDFTGFSTVTTNLGEVVNKGFELGITSQNIQKRNFDWTTTFGFFFNRNKVRHLYYTYEDMLNADGKIVGSKEIDDISNGWFIGRDIAAIWTYNVQGIWQEHEREQAAKYGEIPGDVKVEDVNGDGKYTNEDKRFLGSTTPRFRFTLRNDFMLFRNFDLSFNIYANWGHKATNTDYLNNFGSQADRINSYIREYWTPENPSNTYARLNSTNVQNITPSRVIDKTYIRLDNISVSYSLPADIARRMDMTQLKVYAGIRNVAVWAKDWEYWDPETTSLMPRYYTVGITASF
- a CDS encoding RagB/SusD family nutrient uptake outer membrane protein, with translation MKTMLNKVTRIVLLTLTIQVLEGCSKDFLNPDPMSFYEPSITFTSKEGLQAAITSCNRNLTYVWTGEGAPLLTDLLFSDVAIDGTTDKSGPAQDLNAMITPTSNNNDINTNKINFFWFEGYKGIKYANTIVTNLDRVPGLDTTLRNQMMGMAYFHRTFRYMWLIFDFGDVPLLTKEITSPKFNFRSTKRQVILQKLVADMEFAVQHVPATGDYGTVTKGACQQLLIKCYLAAGEFDKAIAVANTLINASGYSLMMDPFGTFVNPMPAVHNITRNVIWDLHRAQNKSIATNRETIFNIISREDFANSRQNMVTMRNALPFYSGTGNQLITTPSGKQGLSTSYTQTKDKIDLRKTYGRGIAKTRPTWYSSFTIWEDSSDLRHSSSTGNWMHMEDMVYNHPSLLSNGDTYYGQKLQKYNAAGKILVNDTIRTWFDWPHYKIWVETPRSETVDNYDGGASDWYIYRLAETYLLRAEAYFWQGNMAAAAEDVNTIRRRAHCTKMYAAGNMNIGVILDERARELYYEELRHMELSRISYIFATTGKSDEFGKTYQVDNLSKSSYWYERVSKYNNYYNKGVKTVYGTQFTVSPYHLLWPVPQSDIDANRNGQLNQNFGYSGYEFNQAPIDNLEEAIRAQD